Genomic segment of Umezawaea sp. Da 62-37:
CCGCTCGCACAGCTCCGCGACCGCGTTGACGTAGGACAGCTTCATCGCGAGGAAGCAGTTGGCCGCGTACTTCACCATTTCGGCGCTGGCCGCGTCGGTGAGCACGGTCGGCGCGCCGAGCCGCGCGTACAGCGCCGCCACCCGCTCCGCCGCGTCCTGGTCGTCGCAGCCGACCACGATGCGGTCCGGGTTCAGGAAGTCCTTCACCGCGGAGCCCTCGCGCAGGAACTCGGGGTTGGAGACGACCGAGATGTCCGGGCGCCCCAGCAGGTCCGACGTCAGCACCGTCGTGCCGACCGGGACCGTGGACTTGTTCACGATGACGCAGCCCTCGGCGAACACCGTGCGGCATTCGTCCACAACGGACTCGACGGCCTTGAGGTCCGCCAGTCCGCCGACGCCCATCGGAGTCGGGACGCAGAGGAACACGACCTCCGCGCCGCCCTCGTGCGCGGTGATGGCGTTGGCGGCGCCCACCACGAACGAGAGGCGGCCGGAGGCGATGCCCTCGGCGACCAGTTCCGGGAGGCCGGGTTCGAGGATGTCGACCTCACCGCGCGTCAGCCGCTCGACCTTCGCCACGTCCACGTCCGCGCACACGACGCGGTGGCCGAGGGAAGCCAGGCAGGCGCCCGTCGTCAGGCCGACGTACCCCGTCCCGATCACTGCGATCCGTCGGATGAACACCTGTGGTCACTCCCCTAGTCCTGTGTCTGGCGGTCGGCGCGCGGGCCGACGGTGTCTAAAGCAGCGTCGTCGAGCCGTGGGCGACCGACGACGTGTACGCGTTGGTGCCGGGGAAGCTCGCCGTGTACCCCTTGAGCAGGACGCCCACGGTGATCAGCAGCGCCGAGGCGGAGTCGCAGCGGGCGGTGCCCGTAGCGTCCGTCACCGCGGTGCACAGCGGGTGTCCCTCGGTGGTGCGGAAGACGACGGTCTCGCCAACGACCGGCGCGCCGGTGTGCTGCTCGGTGAGCCGCGCGTCGATGCTCTTCACCGAGAGGATGCTGGGCAGCGTGATCGCGAGCTTGGCCGATCCGCCGGTCAGCACGGTCACCGCGGCGGGCACGAAGTGCACCGCGACGCCGACCGGCTTCTCGCCGACGGGGACGGTCGTGGTGACCGTCCTGGTCGCCGTGTCGACGACCGACACGGTGCCGGCGAGGAAGTTCGTGATGTAGAGCTTGCCGTCGTCGGGCGTGAGGGCGAGGCCGATGGGCCGGTCACCCACCGCGATCGGCGGGCCGTCGACCACGGAGACCTCGGGGTCGCCCACGTTCTCGAGGTTGAGCACCGACACGGTGTCGGAGCCCGAGTTCGTCACGTAGGCGCGCTTGCCGTCGGCGGTGATGTCGACGCCGTAGGGGACCTGGCCGACCGTCACGACGCGGAGCACGGTCCTGCTGGCCGCGTCGACGACGGCGACGTCCTCGGAGTTCTTGTTGACGACCAGCACGCGGCCGCCGTCGGGCGACACGGCCAGCGAACTGGGCCTGCTGCCGGTGTACACCGACGCGACCACCGTGTTCGTCGTGGCGTCCACGACGGTCAGCGTCGTGGGTCCGGTGACGTCGTTGGCCACGTAGACGGTCCTGCCGTCCGGGGAGATCGCGACGCCGTCCGGGCTGGGGCCGACGTTGATCGTCTTGGCGACGCTGAGGGTGGCGACGTCCACAACGGACAGCGTGCCGTCGCCGTAGTTCGTGACGTACACGTGGCCGCCGTCGGGCGCGACGACGACACCCGCGGGCTTGGAGCCCACGGGGATCCTCGTGTCGACCGAGTTGGTCGGCGCGTCGATCACGGACAGCGTGTTGTCGCTGAGGTTCGTGACATAGCCCCGAGTTCCGTCGAACGCGACGTCCGCCGTGTACGGCGAGCTGCCCGCGTTGTCGGTGACCGTCCGGGTGACGGAGTTGTTCGCCGTGTCGATCACCGAGACACCGCCGCCGTTGTTGGCGACGTAACCGAGTACCCGGCCAATCGGGTCGGCTGACGCCGCGGGCGCGACGGCGACCGCCGACAGCACCGCGGCGACGGCTAACACCGTCGTGGTACGGGAACGATCGAGAACTGGCATGTGGAGCCTCCTGGCGCTGATCCCCGACCTATTCCGGACATCGCGCGCCGAACCGTTGGTGTTAGCCGCTTTCCCGCATCGAGGCGTCCTCGATGGAGTGACGGCGGTCGGCGGCGAAGGCCCGCAGCGCCTCGTCGTCGGTCACGTCGACCATCCTGCCGCCCCACTTGTCGAGCATCGCGCCGTCGACCACGGCGGGCCCGTCCGGGAACGGCCCCCTGGAGCGGAAGCCGAGCAGCTCGTCGAACACGCCGATGTAGTTCTCGGCCTGCGGCCGCCAGTCCAGCACCTTCTCGCACCGCCGCCGCCCGGCCGCGCCGAGTTCGCCGCGCCGGTCGGGGTCGTCGAGCAGGTCCAGCAGCGCCTTGGCGAACCCGTCGACGTCACCGGGCTCCACGTACACCGCGCAGTCGGCCGCCGACACCACGGTCTCGGTCAGCCGGTAGGCCACCACCGGGACGGCGTAGGCCATGTACTCCATGGTCTTGTTCATCGTCGACACGTCGTTCAGCGGGTTCAGCGGGTCCGGCGAGACGCCCGCCGACGCGGTCGAGAGGTAGCGGGAGATCTGCTCCGGCCCGACGCGGCCGGTGAACTCCACGTAGTCGTCCAGGCCCCACGCGGTGCTTTGCTTCTTCAGGTCCTCAAGGCAGTCGCCGAACCCGAGGAGCGCGAAGCGGACGTCGGTGCGGCCGCGGTCGAGCACGATCCGCTTCGCCACCTCCAGGACGCCGTCCACGCCGTCCTGCGGGCCCATGATGCCGAGGTAGGCCACGAGGTGCTTGCCGCCGCGCAGCAGGGCCGGGTCGCCCGCGACCGGCCGCATGACCGACGTGTCGGGGCCCGAGCGCACGACCGCGGTGTGCTCGCGGGGCACGCGCCCCCGTTCCCACGCGATCTTCTGGTACGAGGTGTTCGTGGACGTCACCCGGTCGGCGGTGTGGAACGTCCTGCGCTCCAACCACTTCAGGATCGCGAGCTGCGCGCGCCCGGCGACGCCCTTCGGCTTCCCGAACCGGGACAGGAAGACCTCGGGGTTCAGGTCGTGGTGGTCGAAGAGGAACTTCACCCCCATCGTCCGCCACAGCAGCGCGAGCGCCCAGTAGGTGTCCGGCGGGTTGCACGCCTGGATCACGTGGAAGCGGCCGCGGCGCCACACCTTCTGGCTGAGCCACGCCGTGCGCAGCCAGCAGTACAGGAACTCCCAGGCGTAGCCGACCACGCCGTCGGCCTGCGGCGGCGGCCGGTACTTGTACAGGTGCACCGAGTCCAGCACGGCGTAGGCCGGGTCGTCGGGCCCCTTCGGGCAGATGACCGAGACCTCGTATCCCGCGTTGACCAGCGCCCGGCACTCCAGCCAGACCCTGCGGTCGAGCGGAACCGGGAGGTTCTGCACGATGATCAGCACATGCGGCGCGCGTCTCACTGAACCCTCTTCCTGAGGTGAGCTGACGCTTCGTAGTCGTCCGCCGAGGGCAAAGGGTTACGGCTTCCGGCGAACATCACTGCCTGGCCGCTCACGGCTACGGGGCGTACCGCCGCCCGGTGTAACGCTGAGTGCACCCCATGCCGATATCCGGGGCAAGCGGAAGGTGGTTCGGGGTGTACATCGCTTCTGCGCGGGCCGGCACGCGCACGCGGCTCGGCGCGGTACCGAAAACGGTTGTGGCGCTGGGCGTGGTCAGCCTCCTCACGGACGTGTCCGCGGAGATGATCACCGCGTTCCTGCCCGTGTACCTGCTCTTCAGCCTCAACATCGGTTACGTCCAGTTCGGACTGCTCGACGGTCTGTACACGGGCGCGACCGCGGTGCTGCGGCTGGTGGGAGGGCACTTCGCCGACCGGTTGCGCAGACCGAAGCTGGTCGCGGGCGTGGGCTACGGCCTGTCCGCCCTCACCAAGCTCGTGTTCCCGGCCGTCGGCGCGTCCGCGCTCGGCATCGGCGGCGTGATCGCCGCGGACCGCGCGGGCAAGGGCCTGCGCACCGCGCCGCGCGACGCGCTGATCTCGTTGAGCGTGCCCGGCGACCAGCTCGGCACCGCGTTCGGCGTGCACCGCAGCATGGACACCGTGGGCGCGCTGATCGGCCCCGTCGTGACGTTCCTCATCCTGATGAACCTCGGCACCGCGCCGACCCCGATCTTCGTCGTCAGCTTCGGTTTCGCCGTGCTGGGCCTGATCGTGCTCGGCTTCTTCGTGCCGGAGCGGCCGAAGGCCACCGCCTCGCCCGGCCCCGCGCCGAGCATCAAGGCGGGGCTCGCGCTGCTGAAGGACGTGCCGTTCCGCCGGGCGGGCGTGGTCGCCGCGCTGCTCGGCGTCGCCACCGTCTCCGACGCGTTCGTCTTCGTGCTCGTGCAGCGCACCACCGAGGTCCCGCTCGGCGTGCTGCCGCTGCTGCCGCTCGGCACCGCGCTCACGTTCCTGCTCTTCGCCGCGCCGCTGGGCAGGCTGGCCGACGTGATCGGCCGGTGGCCGGTGTTCTTCGGCGGCCACGTGCTGCTGCTGGGCGTGTACCTGCTGCTGCTGGCGCCCGCGGGCGGCTACGGCGTCGCCATCGCGGCCTTGTTGATGCACGGCCTGTTCTACGCCTCCACCGACGGCGTGCTGTCCGCGTGGACCGGGGCCATGATCCCGCCGTCCCTGCGCGGCTCCGGCCTCGCCGTCGTGCAGACCGGGCAGGCCCTGGCGCGGCTGGTGTCCTCCATCGGCTTCGGCTTCCTGCTCCAGTACGCCGCGCTCGGCACGGCCGTCCTGACGGCCGTCTGCGCCCTCGCCGCGGCCCTCGTGGCGGTGCTCGTGGTGACCCGCAAGGAGACGACGTCGTGACGACCCGCAGCCGGACCGCGCTCGGCGCGCTCCTCATAGTGGTGGTCGTCCTCGCGACCGGCGTCTACCTCTGGCAGGCGGGCGGCCCGTCCGGCACCGCCGCCGCGGCCGCCCCCAGCGGCACGTCCATCACGCTCGTCGACCAGCGCGACGGCGGCGACGCCGTCTCCACCACCGACCCCGGCCAGACCGACGGCCCCCGCACCCCCACCGGCCTGCGCTGCCAGCGGATCTACACCGCGGGCGGCACCACCGCCTGCCTCCGCCTCGCGGGCATCGGCCCCAGCTTCGAGGCCGCCGTCATCGTCGGCGGCACCGAGGTCAAGACCATCCCCCTGCCCGGCGTCCCCAGCCGCGCGCGGGTCTCGGCCTCCGGCAAGATCGTCTCCTGGACCGTCTTCGTCACCGGCGACTCCTACGCCTCCGCGGGCGGCTTCTCCACCCGCACCGGCTACTACGACCTGCGCGACGGCACCCTCGTCGAGTCCCTGGAGACCTTCGGCCTGACCGTCGACGGCGCGGTGCACACGGCGCTGGACGTCAACTACTGGGGCATGACCTTCGAGGCCGACGACACCGGCTTCTACGCCACCGTGGGCACCGGCGGACGGCGTTGGCTCATCAAGGGCTCCATCGGCAGCAGAACGGCCGCCACCGTCCGCCAGGGCCCCGAATGCCCGTCCCTCTCACCGGACGGCAAGCACCTCGCGTACAAGAAGGCGACCAAGTGGGTCGGCCGCTGGGAACTGGCTGTCGAAGACCTGGAGACCGGCACCGAGAAGGTCCTGCCGAACACCTCCGGCATCGACGACCAAGCCGCCTGGCTGGACGACAGCACACTGGCCTACGGCGTCCCCTCCCAGCAGACCGGCGTCCCCGGCGTCTACCGCGTCGCCTCCGACGGCGCCTCCGACCCGGTCCTCATCGCCACCGCGGCCTCCTCCCCCGTGCCCAACCGCTAACCCTGGCGAGAATCCGTCACTCCATGGCATTTCCGCCACTGGTCACGGTCCACAGACGGCCGGGACGATCACTCCATGATCACCATCCCCGCAAAACTCACCGACCCCCTCGCTCGGGAAACCCTCGACTTCCTGCACGCCTCGGTCGCCGAACCCATCGCCAACCACAGCATCCGCGCGTACGTGTACGCCGAATTCCTCGTCGACCACTGGAACGAACGCCACAACAAGGACTACGACCCCGACACCCTCTTCTTCGCCGCCACCCTCCACGACCTGGGCCTGGGCACCGCCGGCGCGAACCACCCGGACCGCTTCGAAGTCGCCGGCGCCGACCTCGCCGTTGACCACCTCCAGAAGAACGGCGTCGCCCAACCCACCATCGACCGCGTGTGGGACGCCATCGCCCTGCACACGTCGCTCGGCATCGCCCAACGCAAGGGCCTCATCAGCAAACTCGTAACCGTCGCCACCGGCATGGACTTCGGCGCCGACTCGGAACCCATCACCGACGCCATGGCAGCCACCCTGCACGCCCACTACCCACGACTCGACTCCGCCAAAACCATGATCACCACCATCACCACCCAGGCAAGGACGAACCCCGCAAAAGCACCACTCGCCTCACTTACCCACTACCTCACCAGAACCGCCCACCTGGGCCCCGACCCCACCATCGCCTCCCGCTGGGACTCCTGACACCACCCCTACCGGCGCAGCCGCCCCCTCGCACCCGGCGCGGAGCGCCCACCGCCCACCGACGCGCAGCGAGGTGCCTTGTCAGGCGCAGCCTGATGCCTTGCCGACGCGCAGCGAGGTGCCCTACACCAGCACAGCCGACATAAGCGAAGCCAGACCTCCCCCTGCCCCCGATACACAGCGCCCTCCTGCACCACCACCGTTTGTCAAGGCATCTTTCCCGCCTTGACAAACGGTGGTGGTGCATTGAGACAATTGCGCGCACGGGGCCGGGCTTCGCCAGACACCCCCACAACCACCGAAAGCCGGACCCCCACAGCCCCCCAGAGGTCCCCCAGACGTGAGAACCCCCCGATACCCAAGGTACTCAGAGGGTCCGACAATTTTCACGCCTCAAGGCCCTCACCACTCAAGGCCCTCACGCCCCAAGCCCCAACCACTCAACGCCCCAACGACTCAAAGCCCCAACCACTCAAGGCCGAAACCAAGCCGTCCTCCACACCTGCCCACACCCCAACAACCCACCAACCGACATAACCTCATACCCCTCCCCCCTCAACGCCCCCACAAGCGACCGAGTCACATCCCCCCGATCAAAGGTCGGCCGAGGCGTCTCATCCCCCACAGGCACCTCAAACCCATCGTGCAACAAGATCACCGCCCCCGGATGCACCGCAGGCAACGCCCGAGCCGCGACCTCGACAGCCGTCCCATCAACCCAATCCGACACGGTCGGCCCCCACACCACCGGATCCAACCCAGCCCGCCGAGCCGCCAAGAACGTCCCCACCGACTGCGCCCCAAAAGCAGGCCGGAACAACCTCACCCGCCGACCGGCCACAGCCTCCAACCGCCGCTTCCCCTCCACCAACAACCGCCGCACCTCACCCGCGGACCTCTCGGTCAACCGCGAATGATCAATCCCGTGCAGCGCGACCTCATGCCCCTCATCCAAGATCCGCCGCAACAAAGCAGGATGCCCCTCAGCCCTTTCCACCAACACGAAGAACGTGGCCAGCACCCCCAACTCCCCCAACGCCTCCAGCACAGCGGGCGTCCCCTCCGGATCCGGCCCGTCGTCGTAAGTCAACGCCACCACCCGCGCGGAAGTCCTCACCCCGCGCACCGACCCAACCGGACTCAACACCCCATCGGTAGCCCGACGAACGCGCCGTTTGGAAGCAGGGGACAACCTCCCCGCCACCCGAGAAGCCAACGACCCGATCACCCCGCAACCCCCGAAGCGATCTCCACGACCTGCCGGGCCGCCCGCTCCCACGTGTAGTGCGCGGCCACTTCCTCAGCTCCCACGAAAGCGCTGTCGTACACCGAATCGTCCAGCAGCAACTGCCCCGCCACCTTCGCCAACTCCTCCGGCTCGTCGGTGGACACCAGGTCCCCGGCCGTGATGATCCCCGGCATCGCGAACGCGTCCCGTCCCACGCACGGCAACCCGCGCGACAACGCCTCCACGAACGCGATCCCGAACCCCTCGAACCGCGACGGCAGCACGAAGAGGTCGTGCGAGTCGTACAGCGCGCCGACCTCGGACACCGGCAGCCGACCGAGGAAATCGACCCCCGGCGGCACCGGCCCGCTCATCGGCCACACGTCGGGCCCCACGACCGTCAGGGTGATCGACGGGTCGACCTCCCGGCGCAGGATCGCCAACGCGCCGACGACCTGGTCGCCGCCCTTGGTCGGGAAGTCCTTGCCCACCATCAACAACCGCCGCCGAGGCCCGGACATCCGCCGGTGGTGCGCGGCCGCGACCCCTGCCGATTCACCGCGAGCGGTCACGCCGGGATTCACGACGTGCACCTTCTCGCGCGGCAGCCCGGTCACCTCGACCAGGTGGTCGGCGAACCAGGAGCTCATCGCCAGCACCCCGGCGGCGGACGCGTACACCTCGCGCTGCCGCTCGGCCGAGCGCTGCACGTCGGAACGCGTCAACGACGGGAAGTGGCTCAGCCCGCCGGGCTGGTCGACGAGCTCGAGCAGCACGTCGTAGCTCAGGTCCTGCAACATCAGGTAGGGCCGGTCGAACGTCGTCAGGTCCTGGATCTGGAGCACCACGTCGCACGGGTTGCGCGACAGCGACCGCCGCAGCGTCCACTCGTCGAACCGCCGGGTCGACGCGGCGTGCCGCCACATCGACACCCAGCGCCCGTCGACCCGCCGCGCGTGCGCGGCCTTGAAGGCGTTGCGCAGCAACGGGGGGTGCTCGACACCGAGGTCGACCACGTCGACCCGCGTCCGCAGCGCCTCGCGCAGGTTCCACGGCGTGTGGGACCACGTGAGCTCCGGCCGCGCGTCCCAACTGCACGCGAATCCCAGCCTCATACCCCGACCCCCGCCTTCACGTCGACCAGGACGGGCGCGTCGACGAGCTGGCCGCGGCGGGCCAGGCGCCAGAGCGCGCCGATGATGCCGATGAACAGGAACAGCACACCGCTGATCATCGGGAAGCCGAGTCCGTCGAAGGTGACGAACGCCAGCGCGCACACCGCGATCGAGGCGGCGAGCGCCTGGCCGAGGTGGCGGTTCTCCTCGTCGTCGGCGCGGACCCTGACGCCGCGCGCGGTGACGAAGCCGACGACGAACAGCAGGATGAGCGAGGTCAGGCCGAAGAAGCCGGTTTCGACGATGCTGCCGAGGAACTGGTTGTCCAGCGTGATGAACGCCTTGGGCAGGAACGTGCCGAAGCCGCGGCCGAACCACGGCGACTGGTCGATGAACTGGCCGACCACGACGTAGTCGTCGGTGCGGCCCTGGATGCTGGGGTCGTCCGCCCAGCCGGTGAACAGGCCGGTGATGGTGCCGACGAGTCCGGGGATCAGCAGCCGCAGCGCGACGACGAACACCGGCGCGACCAGCAGGGCGATGCCGCGGCGGACGCCGGACCAGCCCGCGAAGAGCACGATGAACGCGACGAACATGCCGAGCGTGGCCGAGCGGGACACCGACATGGGGCTGGCGAGTCCGATGAGGACGACCGCGCCCCACCAGAGCCAGCGCCGTTCCTTGACGTAGAAGGCGAGGTGCAGCGCGACCGGGAACACCATGGCCAGCACCACGCCGAACTCGATGGCATGCGAGGCGGTGGCCGAGACCCGGCGGAAGTTCGACCGGTCGGACACGTTGCCGATGTCGTAGTTGATCTTGAGTCCGGGGATGTGCCCGTACAGCTCGGCGACGTTGAACCCGGTGGCGAACTGGAGCAGCCCGATGAACGCGATGATCCCGGTGAGGATGACCACCGTGCGCAGCAGCAGTTCCACGCTCTTGCGGGACTTCAGCATGTCCGCGGCGACGAAGGCGATGCCCATCCACGACATAGTGGTGAGCAGCGCCCGGTCCGCGCCCGAGAGCTGGTCGGCGGGCAGCGGGCTCAGCGTGCCCACGACGTAGGACAGCAGGATCGACAGCACCAGCAGCCCGACCGCGACGCGGGCGGGCTGGAGGTTGGTCTTCACGCCGGAACCGGGCAGCAGCCTGGTGATGAGCCAGAACACCACCAGTCCCATGCCGACGACGCCCGCGGGCGTGCCGCTGGCGCCGAGCGGGCCGATGATCAGCTGGGCGGGCAGGCAGAAGAGCAGCACGGCGAAGAAGGTCAGCAGACCTCGTGCGTCGCCCTTCTCCTGCCGGGTGGGGAGTCCGCGCACGGCGTCAGTCGCGCTGGGACGGCCGCGCGCTCACCTCGAGTTCGGTTCGCGGCCAGGCGACTTGGTCCGGGTTCGGGATCGGGTTGATCCGCTGCGTCTCCTCGGCGACCCGTGGCCTGCGCATCGGCGGACGCTGGCGCTGCGCCTCCGGCACCGGTACGGACTTCACCGTGGGGGCCGCCTGCGGGCTGGGCTTCGGCTGCGCGGCGGGCTGCGGAGCCGGTTGCGCGGCCGGTTTCGGCGCTTGGCCGTTCTGCGCCACGCCGTTGGTCATCGGAGCCGGGGCGGCCGCCACGACCGGCGCCTCGTCCTCGTCCTCGTCGTCCTCGAAGTCGTCCAGGACGTCGACGGGCTCCTGCGCCGCCGTCGCCTTGGCCCGGCGGCGGGTCTGCACGCTCTCCCGCAGGAACGCGATCAGCACGGTCAGCGCCAGCACGACGACCGCCATGCCCGCGAGCGCCCGCATCTGGCTGCCCCGCTGGACTTCTGCGTGCGTCGGCGTGGTCACCGGGCTCGTGGTGATGAGCAGGTTCTCCGGCGCCTTGAGGTCGACCTGGTTCTGGGTCAGCAGCTCGGTCATCGACTTCTCGATGACCTGCGCGGTGCGCAGCGCCGCCGCGCGGTCCTTGGAGTTCGCGGTGACCTGGAGCATCGGCGCCTCACCCGGCACGATGTCCACCAGGTACTCGGCGGTGCCGCCCTTGCCCACCATCTCCTCGA
This window contains:
- a CDS encoding UDP-glucose/GDP-mannose dehydrogenase family protein, translated to MFIRRIAVIGTGYVGLTTGACLASLGHRVVCADVDVAKVERLTRGEVDILEPGLPELVAEGIASGRLSFVVGAANAITAHEGGAEVVFLCVPTPMGVGGLADLKAVESVVDECRTVFAEGCVIVNKSTVPVGTTVLTSDLLGRPDISVVSNPEFLREGSAVKDFLNPDRIVVGCDDQDAAERVAALYARLGAPTVLTDAASAEMVKYAANCFLAMKLSYVNAVAELCERLGANISDVTEGMGYDRRIGQSFLSPGPGWGGSCLPKDTHAMLQVADAADFEFRLLRATIDTNDRQRQRMVDKIRLAVTGKRNGSLSHLRIGVLGLTFKAGTDDLRDSPALAVAALLKQAGADLVGYDPAMGVGSSAAVGMEVVDDPYLAAKDVEALVVLTEWPEFRTLDWAKVAGLVRQPVVVDTRNLLDPDVLSRAGLKWTGLGGHR
- a CDS encoding glycosyltransferase family 4 protein, whose translation is MRRAPHVLIIVQNLPVPLDRRVWLECRALVNAGYEVSVICPKGPDDPAYAVLDSVHLYKYRPPPQADGVVGYAWEFLYCWLRTAWLSQKVWRRGRFHVIQACNPPDTYWALALLWRTMGVKFLFDHHDLNPEVFLSRFGKPKGVAGRAQLAILKWLERRTFHTADRVTSTNTSYQKIAWERGRVPREHTAVVRSGPDTSVMRPVAGDPALLRGGKHLVAYLGIMGPQDGVDGVLEVAKRIVLDRGRTDVRFALLGFGDCLEDLKKQSTAWGLDDYVEFTGRVGPEQISRYLSTASAGVSPDPLNPLNDVSTMNKTMEYMAYAVPVVAYRLTETVVSAADCAVYVEPGDVDGFAKALLDLLDDPDRRGELGAAGRRRCEKVLDWRPQAENYIGVFDELLGFRSRGPFPDGPAVVDGAMLDKWGGRMVDVTDDEALRAFAADRRHSIEDASMRESG
- a CDS encoding HD domain-containing protein — encoded protein: MITIPAKLTDPLARETLDFLHASVAEPIANHSIRAYVYAEFLVDHWNERHNKDYDPDTLFFAATLHDLGLGTAGANHPDRFEVAGADLAVDHLQKNGVAQPTIDRVWDAIALHTSLGIAQRKGLISKLVTVATGMDFGADSEPITDAMAATLHAHYPRLDSAKTMITTITTQARTNPAKAPLASLTHYLTRTAHLGPDPTIASRWDS
- a CDS encoding polysaccharide deacetylase family protein, coding for MGAGGPAGRGDRFGGCGVIGSLASRVAGRLSPASKRRVRRATDGVLSPVGSVRGVRTSARVVALTYDDGPDPEGTPAVLEALGELGVLATFFVLVERAEGHPALLRRILDEGHEVALHGIDHSRLTERSAGEVRRLLVEGKRRLEAVAGRRVRLFRPAFGAQSVGTFLAARRAGLDPVVWGPTVSDWVDGTAVEVAARALPAVHPGAVILLHDGFEVPVGDETPRPTFDRGDVTRSLVGALRGEGYEVMSVGGLLGCGQVWRTAWFRP
- a CDS encoding glycosyltransferase family 4 protein, with amino-acid sequence MRLGFACSWDARPELTWSHTPWNLREALRTRVDVVDLGVEHPPLLRNAFKAAHARRVDGRWVSMWRHAASTRRFDEWTLRRSLSRNPCDVVLQIQDLTTFDRPYLMLQDLSYDVLLELVDQPGGLSHFPSLTRSDVQRSAERQREVYASAAGVLAMSSWFADHLVEVTGLPREKVHVVNPGVTARGESAGVAAAHHRRMSGPRRRLLMVGKDFPTKGGDQVVGALAILRREVDPSITLTVVGPDVWPMSGPVPPGVDFLGRLPVSEVGALYDSHDLFVLPSRFEGFGIAFVEALSRGLPCVGRDAFAMPGIITAGDLVSTDEPEELAKVAGQLLLDDSVYDSAFVGAEEVAAHYTWERAARQVVEIASGVAG
- a CDS encoding O-antigen ligase family protein; the encoded protein is MRGLPTRQEKGDARGLLTFFAVLLFCLPAQLIIGPLGASGTPAGVVGMGLVVFWLITRLLPGSGVKTNLQPARVAVGLLVLSILLSYVVGTLSPLPADQLSGADRALLTTMSWMGIAFVAADMLKSRKSVELLLRTVVILTGIIAFIGLLQFATGFNVAELYGHIPGLKINYDIGNVSDRSNFRRVSATASHAIEFGVVLAMVFPVALHLAFYVKERRWLWWGAVVLIGLASPMSVSRSATLGMFVAFIVLFAGWSGVRRGIALLVAPVFVVALRLLIPGLVGTITGLFTGWADDPSIQGRTDDYVVVGQFIDQSPWFGRGFGTFLPKAFITLDNQFLGSIVETGFFGLTSLILLFVVGFVTARGVRVRADDEENRHLGQALAASIAVCALAFVTFDGLGFPMISGVLFLFIGIIGALWRLARRGQLVDAPVLVDVKAGVGV
- a CDS encoding MFS transporter, which encodes MYIASARAGTRTRLGAVPKTVVALGVVSLLTDVSAEMITAFLPVYLLFSLNIGYVQFGLLDGLYTGATAVLRLVGGHFADRLRRPKLVAGVGYGLSALTKLVFPAVGASALGIGGVIAADRAGKGLRTAPRDALISLSVPGDQLGTAFGVHRSMDTVGALIGPVVTFLILMNLGTAPTPIFVVSFGFAVLGLIVLGFFVPERPKATASPGPAPSIKAGLALLKDVPFRRAGVVAALLGVATVSDAFVFVLVQRTTEVPLGVLPLLPLGTALTFLLFAAPLGRLADVIGRWPVFFGGHVLLLGVYLLLLAPAGGYGVAIAALLMHGLFYASTDGVLSAWTGAMIPPSLRGSGLAVVQTGQALARLVSSIGFGFLLQYAALGTAVLTAVCALAAALVAVLVVTRKETTS
- a CDS encoding beta-propeller fold lactonase family protein, with amino-acid sequence MPVLDRSRTTTVLAVAAVLSAVAVAPAASADPIGRVLGYVANNGGGVSVIDTANNSVTRTVTDNAGSSPYTADVAFDGTRGYVTNLSDNTLSVIDAPTNSVDTRIPVGSKPAGVVVAPDGGHVYVTNYGDGTLSVVDVATLSVAKTINVGPSPDGVAISPDGRTVYVANDVTGPTTLTVVDATTNTVVASVYTGSRPSSLAVSPDGGRVLVVNKNSEDVAVVDAASRTVLRVVTVGQVPYGVDITADGKRAYVTNSGSDTVSVLNLENVGDPEVSVVDGPPIAVGDRPIGLALTPDDGKLYITNFLAGTVSVVDTATRTVTTTVPVGEKPVGVAVHFVPAAVTVLTGGSAKLAITLPSILSVKSIDARLTEQHTGAPVVGETVVFRTTEGHPLCTAVTDATGTARCDSASALLITVGVLLKGYTASFPGTNAYTSSVAHGSTTLL